The following proteins are co-located in the Rhodococcus opacus B4 genome:
- a CDS encoding acyl-CoA dehydrogenase: MGHYKSNVRDLEFNLFEVLGLEQPLSDGVWGDLDADTVRNMLSEVARLAEGPLGESFADADRNPPVFDPENHTVTLPESFKKSFRALWDAEWYRMGISEEIGGVPVPRSVVWAIGELILGAQPAAHMYQAGPAFADVLFNNGTEEQKKWAATIVERGWGATMVLTEPDAGSDVGAGRTKAIKQDDGSWHIEGVKRFITSADSDDLFENIFHLVLARPEGAGPGTKGLSLFFVPKTHFNFETNEFGERNGAFVTNVEHKMGLKVSATCEVTFGGHGIPAQGWLVGEVHNGIAQMFDVIEHARMMVGTKAIATLSTGYLNALEYAKERVQGADLTQMTDKAAPRVTITHHPDVRRALAMQKAYAEGLRAVYLYTAAHQDEATAKLVSGADKDLAFRVNDLLLPIVKGVGSERAYQYLTDSLQTFGGSGFLQDYPIEQYIRDAKIDSLYEGTTAIQAQDFFFRKIARDRGVALAHVAGEVKKFIDTEAGNGRLKAERALLATALEDVQTMAATLTGYLMGAQEQPSELYKVGLGSVRFLMSVGDLLIGWQLLRQSEIAIKALDEGASDKDKAFYEGKVAIASFFAKNVLPELTATRGIVANLDNDIMELDEAAF, from the coding sequence ATGGGCCATTACAAGAGCAACGTCCGCGACCTGGAGTTCAACCTCTTCGAGGTACTCGGTCTCGAGCAGCCGCTGAGTGACGGCGTGTGGGGCGATCTCGACGCCGACACCGTCCGCAACATGCTCAGTGAAGTTGCCCGCCTCGCCGAGGGACCGCTGGGCGAGTCCTTCGCCGACGCCGACCGCAACCCTCCGGTCTTCGACCCCGAGAATCACACCGTCACCCTGCCGGAGTCCTTCAAGAAGTCGTTCCGCGCGCTGTGGGACGCCGAGTGGTACCGCATGGGAATCTCCGAGGAGATCGGCGGCGTCCCCGTGCCGCGGTCCGTCGTGTGGGCCATCGGTGAGCTGATCCTCGGCGCCCAGCCGGCCGCACACATGTACCAGGCCGGACCCGCCTTCGCGGACGTCCTGTTCAACAACGGCACCGAAGAGCAGAAGAAGTGGGCCGCCACCATCGTCGAACGCGGCTGGGGCGCCACCATGGTCCTCACCGAACCCGACGCCGGATCCGACGTCGGCGCGGGCCGTACCAAGGCCATCAAGCAGGACGACGGCTCCTGGCACATCGAGGGCGTCAAGCGGTTCATCACGTCCGCCGACTCCGACGACCTGTTCGAGAACATCTTCCACCTCGTCCTGGCCCGTCCCGAGGGCGCAGGCCCCGGCACCAAGGGACTGTCGCTGTTCTTCGTCCCGAAGACGCACTTCAACTTCGAGACCAACGAATTCGGCGAGCGCAACGGCGCTTTCGTCACCAACGTCGAGCACAAGATGGGCCTGAAGGTCTCCGCCACGTGTGAGGTCACGTTCGGCGGCCACGGCATTCCCGCCCAGGGCTGGCTCGTCGGCGAGGTCCACAACGGCATCGCGCAGATGTTCGACGTCATCGAGCACGCGCGCATGATGGTCGGCACCAAGGCCATCGCCACCCTCTCCACCGGCTACCTCAACGCCCTCGAATACGCGAAGGAACGCGTCCAGGGCGCCGACCTCACGCAGATGACGGACAAGGCCGCCCCGCGCGTCACCATCACCCACCACCCCGACGTCCGGCGCGCCCTCGCCATGCAGAAGGCATACGCCGAAGGTCTGCGCGCCGTGTACCTGTACACCGCGGCGCACCAGGACGAGGCCACCGCCAAGCTGGTGTCCGGCGCCGACAAGGACCTCGCGTTCCGCGTCAACGACCTGCTGCTCCCGATCGTCAAGGGTGTCGGCTCCGAGCGGGCGTACCAGTACCTGACCGACAGCCTTCAGACCTTCGGCGGTTCCGGCTTCCTGCAGGACTACCCGATCGAGCAGTACATCCGCGACGCCAAGATCGACTCGCTGTACGAGGGCACCACCGCCATCCAGGCGCAGGACTTCTTCTTCCGCAAGATCGCCCGCGACCGCGGCGTCGCACTCGCGCACGTCGCAGGCGAGGTCAAGAAATTCATTGACACCGAGGCGGGCAACGGTCGCCTCAAGGCCGAGCGCGCCCTGCTCGCCACCGCCCTCGAGGACGTCCAGACCATGGCCGCCACCCTCACCGGGTACCTCATGGGTGCGCAGGAGCAGCCGTCCGAGCTGTACAAGGTCGGCCTCGGTTCCGTCCGGTTCCTGATGTCCGTCGGCGACCTCCTCATCGGCTGGCAGTTGCTGCGCCAGTCCGAGATCGCGATCAAGGCTCTCGACGAGGGTGCCTCCGACAAGGACAAGGCATTCTACGAGGGCAAGGTCGCCATCGCGTCCTTCTTCGCGAAGAACGTGCTGCCGGAACTGACCGCCACCCGCGGCATCGTCGCCAACCTCGACAACGACATCATGGAGCTCGACGAAGCGGCGTTCTGA
- a CDS encoding class I SAM-dependent methyltransferase has translation MDAAAWDERYSQSELVWGAPPNAVVVEQVTALPRGRALDLACGEGRNAHWLATRGWEVTGLDYSAVALDKARRVAAEAPRSVRERLDYRVADVTESDLGGEYDLVLMIYLHLAPEERLMVVNRAISALKPDGILMILGHDAVNLSQGVGGPQDIEILYTPDDLVTTIDGRLNVDVAERRFRETDAGTAIDALVVAHRPSLGSRVNGA, from the coding sequence ATGGATGCAGCTGCCTGGGACGAACGGTATTCACAGAGCGAACTGGTATGGGGCGCGCCACCCAACGCCGTCGTGGTCGAGCAGGTCACCGCGCTCCCCCGCGGCCGCGCACTCGACCTCGCGTGCGGGGAGGGCCGCAACGCGCACTGGCTCGCCACCCGAGGCTGGGAGGTGACGGGCCTCGACTACTCGGCCGTCGCCCTCGACAAGGCCCGCCGGGTGGCCGCCGAAGCGCCCCGCTCGGTCCGGGAACGGCTCGACTACCGCGTCGCCGACGTCACCGAGTCGGACCTCGGCGGCGAGTACGACCTGGTGCTCATGATCTACCTCCACCTCGCCCCCGAGGAGCGCCTGATGGTTGTGAACCGTGCCATATCCGCACTGAAACCTGACGGAATCCTCATGATTTTGGGGCATGACGCCGTTAACTTGTCGCAAGGAGTCGGAGGGCCTCAGGACATCGAAATCCTCTACACACCAGACGATTTGGTGACCACGATCGACGGCCGCCTGAACGTGGACGTCGCCGAACGGCGATTCCGCGAGACGGACGCCGGAACGGCGATCGACGCGCTCGTCGTCGCACACCGGCCGAGTCTTGGCAGTCGGGTAAATGGCGCGTAA
- a CDS encoding DUF4185 domain-containing protein: MKRTRALAAASLVGAAVTLIAFAGPAAANPNAINPIPGLNGTNGIPHLTGRTQAVAQQTGMLSPNRTQDANVLGTDLGIMWDNGQGQVLTAFGDSAGLGLPNLLSGSLWAWRSSTLFRSSDGILSDGMNFDSSPRDIFGQSKELVPSPKIPFVEISRIPTAGVAVGNTQVLSMMSVKNWGPAGTWDTNYSGLVYSQDNGENWTVAPETQRPNVGGNANFQMSAFVKADGFVYQYGTPAGRGGLVHIARVPEPQIMDLGAYEYFDGAKWIKGNPDVAKPIMPGGVGELSVAYNEYLGQYLMLTTDQYNSVVMRRSPSVTGPWGPPEVLVDTRELPTAYGAYIHPWSSGRDLYFLTTVHNNYNVLLMRTTLTP; the protein is encoded by the coding sequence GTGAAGCGAACCAGAGCTCTTGCAGCAGCCTCGCTCGTCGGCGCGGCCGTGACGTTGATCGCATTCGCGGGCCCGGCCGCCGCGAATCCCAACGCCATCAATCCGATCCCCGGACTCAACGGCACCAACGGGATTCCGCACCTCACCGGGCGCACCCAAGCGGTCGCGCAGCAGACCGGCATGCTCAGTCCCAACCGCACGCAGGACGCCAACGTCCTCGGCACCGACCTCGGCATCATGTGGGACAACGGCCAGGGCCAGGTCCTCACGGCATTCGGCGACTCCGCCGGGCTCGGACTGCCCAACCTGCTGTCGGGCAGCCTGTGGGCCTGGCGCAGCAGCACACTCTTCCGCAGCTCGGACGGCATCCTGTCCGACGGGATGAACTTCGACAGCTCACCCCGCGACATCTTCGGCCAGTCCAAGGAGCTCGTCCCCAGCCCCAAGATCCCGTTCGTCGAGATCAGCCGCATCCCCACGGCAGGCGTCGCCGTCGGCAACACCCAGGTACTGAGCATGATGTCGGTGAAGAACTGGGGTCCAGCGGGCACCTGGGACACCAATTACTCCGGCCTCGTCTACTCGCAGGACAACGGCGAGAACTGGACCGTCGCCCCCGAGACGCAGCGCCCGAACGTCGGGGGCAACGCCAACTTCCAGATGAGCGCGTTCGTCAAGGCCGACGGCTTCGTCTACCAGTACGGCACGCCCGCCGGGCGCGGCGGGCTCGTCCACATCGCCCGTGTCCCCGAACCCCAGATCATGGACCTCGGCGCGTACGAGTACTTCGACGGCGCCAAGTGGATCAAGGGCAACCCCGACGTCGCCAAGCCGATCATGCCGGGCGGGGTCGGCGAATTGTCCGTCGCATACAACGAATACCTCGGGCAGTACCTCATGCTGACCACGGACCAGTACAACTCCGTGGTCATGCGCCGCTCCCCGTCGGTGACCGGACCGTGGGGCCCACCCGAGGTACTCGTCGACACCCGGGAACTGCCCACCGCGTACGGCGCGTACATCCACCCGTGGTCGTCGGGGCGCGACCTCTACTTCCTCACGACGGTGCACAACAACTACAACGTCCTCCTGATGCGCACCACCCTCACTCCGTAG
- a CDS encoding beta-ketoacyl-ACP synthase III, whose amino-acid sequence MGKQIATVAGGRQSALLGLGVYRPERVVTNDEICELIDSTDEWIQSRSGIRNRRFAAENEDVVTMSIEAGRKAIEASGIDPEQIGCVIVATSTYLLLTPPAAALVADALGTSGPGAFDLGGGCAGFCTALTVASDLVRGGSVDYALVVGVEKMSVTTEPTDRSTRFIFGDGAGAVVVGKSDVAGIGPVEWGSDGSQADAIVQDLDWYEYITTPGAKRPYIKMAGTAVFRWAAFEMGKVALAAVEKAGLTVEDLDAFVPHQANSRITEVIARSMKLPENVPVSDDIAESGNTSAASVPLAMEAMLVNGDVKPGDTALLLAFGAGLSYAGQVVTMPVLAKN is encoded by the coding sequence ATGGGAAAGCAGATTGCCACCGTGGCTGGAGGTCGGCAGTCCGCCCTTCTCGGGCTCGGCGTGTACCGGCCCGAACGGGTCGTCACCAACGACGAGATCTGTGAACTGATCGACTCGACGGACGAGTGGATCCAGTCTCGCTCGGGGATCCGGAACCGGCGGTTCGCGGCGGAGAACGAGGACGTCGTCACGATGTCCATCGAGGCGGGCCGCAAGGCGATCGAGGCGAGCGGGATCGACCCCGAGCAGATCGGCTGCGTCATCGTCGCCACGTCGACGTACCTACTCCTGACCCCGCCGGCGGCGGCTCTGGTCGCCGACGCGCTGGGTACCAGTGGCCCCGGTGCGTTCGACCTCGGTGGCGGTTGCGCCGGATTCTGCACGGCGCTCACCGTGGCGTCGGATCTGGTGCGCGGCGGATCGGTCGACTACGCCCTCGTGGTGGGTGTCGAGAAGATGAGCGTCACCACCGAACCGACCGACCGCTCCACGCGCTTCATCTTCGGTGACGGCGCCGGCGCCGTGGTCGTCGGCAAGAGCGACGTCGCGGGCATCGGACCGGTGGAGTGGGGTTCGGACGGCTCGCAGGCCGACGCCATCGTGCAGGACCTGGACTGGTACGAGTACATCACGACGCCGGGCGCCAAGCGTCCGTACATCAAGATGGCCGGCACCGCGGTGTTCCGCTGGGCCGCCTTCGAGATGGGCAAGGTCGCGCTCGCCGCCGTCGAGAAGGCCGGACTGACCGTCGAGGATCTGGACGCATTCGTTCCGCACCAGGCGAACTCCCGGATCACCGAGGTGATTGCCCGCAGCATGAAGCTTCCCGAGAACGTGCCGGTCTCCGACGACATCGCCGAGTCCGGAAACACCTCGGCCGCGTCCGTGCCGCTCGCGATGGAAGCGATGCTGGTGAACGGAGACGTCAAGCCCGGCGACACCGCGCTGCTCCTCGCGTTCGGTGCCGGGCTGTCCTACGCGGGCCAGGTCGTCACGATGCCGGTGCTCGCGAAGAACTGA
- a CDS encoding DUF3060 domain-containing protein, with translation MGVTRKSVAVAVLMSSAVVFAGCGGGSTGGAGTSTVPGSAVELNSGGDCAGRDVIVNRDGAGVVLEGECGTVTIEANGVSATVATSNAVVVRGQDTSVVGGQTGTLTISGRSNSSTIDVVESIELQGNAVTVLGKQAERISVTGSGNSVNVDDSGATTVSGNDNFVRAVSLDSLEVTGSNNSVDWDSGATAPAVDTGSENRLTPPGA, from the coding sequence ATGGGTGTCACCCGGAAGTCGGTCGCCGTCGCGGTGCTGATGTCCTCCGCCGTGGTCTTCGCGGGCTGTGGCGGCGGGAGCACCGGTGGCGCAGGCACCTCGACGGTGCCCGGCTCTGCGGTGGAACTGAACTCGGGCGGTGACTGCGCGGGCCGCGACGTGATCGTCAACCGGGACGGTGCCGGGGTCGTCCTCGAGGGCGAGTGCGGCACCGTCACCATCGAGGCCAACGGCGTCTCGGCGACCGTCGCCACGTCGAACGCGGTCGTCGTGCGCGGTCAGGACACCAGCGTCGTCGGCGGGCAGACCGGAACGCTCACCATCTCGGGGCGCAGCAACAGTTCCACCATCGACGTCGTCGAATCGATCGAACTCCAGGGCAACGCCGTGACCGTTCTCGGCAAGCAGGCGGAGCGGATTTCGGTCACCGGAAGCGGGAACTCCGTGAACGTCGACGACTCCGGTGCGACGACGGTGAGCGGCAACGACAACTTCGTGCGCGCGGTGTCCCTGGACTCCCTCGAGGTGACCGGTTCCAACAACTCCGTCGACTGGGACTCCGGTGCGACGGCCCCGGCGGTCGACACCGGCTCCGAGAACCGGCTCACCCCACCCGGAGCGTGA